One Methylomonas sp. LL1 DNA window includes the following coding sequences:
- the pheT gene encoding phenylalanine--tRNA ligase subunit beta — protein MQVSEAWLRELINPPIGTEQLVEQLTMAGLEVDALQPVAAEFSGVVVGEVISTEQHPNADKLKVCQVNVGQAEPLQIVCGAGNVRPGLKIPAALIGAVLPGDFKIKESKLRGELSFGMLCSEKELGLASSSDGLMELPADAPVGSDIRDYLTLNDHVIELGLTPNRADCLSVEGVAREVAVLNKLAFQLISVTPVSIAHQETLEIRIESSDACPVYLGRLIKGVNPGAATPMWMQERLRRSGIRSLSPVVDVTNYVLLELGQPLHAFDAAKLSAPIVVRNSRDGESLNLLNDQTMQLDGDALVIADQNQALALAGVMGGSASAVSDTTQDIFLECAFFSPRSIAGKARKFGLHTDSSHRFERGVDFTLQHRAIERATQLIVEIAGGSAGPVNAAISQEQLPTRPPVKLRRQRIEKVLGISLANDEVTDLFQGLGMQVAEHTEGWHITPPGFRFDIAIEEDLLEEIGRIVGYNNLPSSSLLMRSELGKAPEATLPLARLQDCLVDRGYQEAITYSFVDETIQQAIAPDDEFIRLQNPISSELAVMRTTLWCGLLNAAIYNVNRQQTRVRLFESGLRFVRQRGETQQQKMLAGLALGSAHAEQWGEKTRNIDFFDVKADVETLLALSGRGLSFRPAQHPALHPGQTAEIIDADVNVVGLIGMLHPNLEKQLGFDSPVFLFELAEGAILQRAVPKFAPLSKFPSVRRDMALIVRQQVSANDIINCITGSREASVRDVSIFDIYQGKGIEEGFKSVALSLVLQDFNQTLTDSEIDAIFRRLLEKMTAELNARLRD, from the coding sequence ATGCAAGTAAGTGAAGCGTGGTTGAGGGAACTGATCAATCCACCCATCGGTACGGAACAACTGGTCGAGCAATTGACCATGGCCGGCCTGGAAGTCGACGCCCTGCAACCGGTTGCCGCCGAATTCAGCGGCGTGGTGGTGGGCGAAGTCATCAGCACCGAACAACACCCGAATGCCGACAAACTCAAAGTCTGCCAAGTCAATGTCGGCCAAGCCGAGCCGCTGCAAATCGTTTGCGGCGCCGGCAATGTGCGTCCGGGCTTGAAAATTCCGGCGGCCCTGATCGGTGCCGTATTGCCCGGCGATTTTAAAATCAAGGAATCCAAACTGCGCGGTGAATTATCCTTCGGCATGCTGTGCTCCGAAAAGGAACTGGGCTTGGCGTCCAGTTCCGACGGATTGATGGAATTACCCGCCGACGCCCCCGTCGGTAGCGACATTCGCGATTATCTGACGCTGAACGACCATGTCATCGAACTGGGTTTAACGCCCAACCGCGCCGATTGTCTCAGCGTGGAAGGCGTTGCTCGTGAAGTGGCGGTATTAAACAAACTGGCTTTCCAGCTTATATCGGTCACTCCGGTTTCGATTGCTCACCAGGAAACCCTGGAAATCCGAATCGAATCGTCCGATGCTTGCCCGGTGTATTTAGGCCGCTTGATCAAAGGCGTCAACCCCGGCGCCGCTACCCCGATGTGGATGCAGGAACGTCTGCGCCGCAGCGGCATCCGAAGCTTGAGTCCGGTAGTGGATGTCACCAACTATGTATTGCTGGAACTGGGACAACCGTTACATGCCTTCGATGCCGCCAAATTGTCGGCACCGATTGTGGTCAGAAACAGCCGTGACGGAGAAAGCCTGAATTTGCTGAACGACCAAACCATGCAACTGGACGGCGACGCGCTGGTGATTGCCGATCAGAACCAGGCCTTGGCCCTGGCCGGCGTCATGGGTGGCAGCGCCAGCGCGGTTTCGGATACGACACAAGACATTTTCCTGGAATGCGCATTTTTCAGTCCACGCAGCATTGCCGGCAAGGCTAGAAAATTCGGTTTACACACCGACTCTTCGCACCGTTTCGAACGCGGCGTCGACTTCACCCTGCAACATCGGGCCATCGAGCGTGCCACGCAGCTGATCGTCGAGATTGCCGGCGGCAGTGCCGGTCCTGTCAATGCCGCCATCAGCCAGGAACAGCTCCCTACCCGCCCGCCGGTCAAATTACGCCGCCAGCGCATCGAAAAAGTGCTGGGCATTAGCCTGGCTAATGACGAAGTCACCGACCTGTTCCAGGGTTTGGGGATGCAGGTTGCCGAACACACCGAAGGCTGGCACATCACCCCGCCGGGCTTTCGCTTCGATATCGCGATAGAAGAAGACTTGCTGGAAGAAATCGGCCGCATCGTCGGTTATAACAATCTTCCCAGCAGCAGCCTACTGATGCGTTCCGAACTGGGCAAAGCGCCGGAAGCCACACTGCCACTGGCCAGATTGCAGGATTGTTTGGTCGATAGAGGCTACCAGGAAGCGATTACCTACAGCTTCGTCGATGAAACGATACAACAGGCAATTGCGCCCGATGATGAATTCATCCGTCTTCAAAATCCGATTTCCTCGGAACTAGCCGTGATGCGGACGACATTGTGGTGTGGCCTATTGAACGCGGCAATTTACAACGTCAATCGCCAGCAAACCCGCGTGCGCCTGTTCGAATCCGGCTTGCGCTTTGTGCGTCAACGAGGCGAAACCCAACAACAAAAAATGCTGGCCGGTTTGGCATTGGGTAGCGCCCACGCCGAACAATGGGGTGAAAAAACCCGAAACATCGACTTCTTCGACGTCAAAGCCGATGTCGAAACCTTGCTGGCCTTATCCGGCCGAGGTTTGAGTTTCCGTCCGGCACAACACCCAGCCCTGCATCCCGGCCAAACCGCCGAGATCATTGATGCCGATGTTAACGTAGTTGGCTTGATCGGCATGCTGCACCCCAACTTGGAAAAACAATTGGGCTTCGATAGCCCGGTATTCCTATTCGAACTGGCTGAGGGTGCGATTTTGCAACGCGCGGTACCAAAATTCGCGCCGTTATCCAAATTCCCGTCGGTACGCCGCGACATGGCGTTGATCGTCCGCCAACAAGTGTCCGCCAACGACATTATCAACTGCATTACCGGCAGCCGGGAAGCGTCAGTGCGAGACGTTTCGATCTTCGACATCTACCAAGGCAAGGGTATTGAGGAAGGCTTTAAAAGCGTTGCATTGAGTCTGGTATTACAAGATTTCAATCAAACGCTTACCGACTCGGAAATTGATGCTATATTTCGCAGGTTGCTGGAAAAAATGACAGCCGAATTAAATGCAAGATTGAGGGATTAA
- the ihfA gene encoding integration host factor subunit alpha has product MALTKADIAEKLFEDLGLNKREAKEIVELFFEEIKRSLESGEQVKISGFGKFELRDKSGRPGRNPKTGEEIPITPRRVVTFRTGQKLKARVEAYAGTQ; this is encoded by the coding sequence GTGGCATTAACCAAAGCAGATATTGCGGAAAAACTTTTCGAAGATTTGGGTTTGAACAAACGCGAGGCCAAGGAAATCGTCGAGTTGTTTTTTGAAGAAATCAAACGTTCCCTGGAAAGCGGTGAACAAGTTAAAATTTCCGGTTTCGGCAAGTTCGAATTACGGGATAAAAGCGGTCGCCCCGGCAGAAACCCCAAAACCGGCGAAGAAATTCCGATTACACCGCGTCGAGTAGTGACGTTCAGAACCGGTCAAAAATTAAAAGCCCGAGTGGAAGCCTATGCTGGAACCCAGTAA
- a CDS encoding MerR family transcriptional regulator: MLEPSNNNELPVIPAKRYFTIGEVSELCGVKPHVLRYWEQEFTELSPVKRRGNRRYYQRHDVLLIRQIRALLYEQGYTIGGARAHLTSDNAKEDSMRTKQLIHQMIGELEDILELLK, translated from the coding sequence ATGCTGGAACCCAGTAATAACAACGAGCTGCCGGTTATACCGGCAAAACGTTACTTCACCATCGGCGAAGTCAGTGAACTATGCGGCGTAAAACCGCATGTCTTGCGCTATTGGGAGCAGGAATTTACCGAGCTCAGCCCGGTCAAACGCCGTGGCAATCGCCGATATTACCAACGCCATGACGTGCTGTTGATCCGCCAAATCCGCGCCCTGCTCTATGAACAAGGCTATACCATAGGCGGAGCCCGCGCGCATTTGACTAGCGACAATGCTAAGGAAGACTCGATGCGCACCAAGCAACTGATCCATCAGATGATAGGCGAACTGGAAGATATTTTGGAACTGTTGAAGTAG
- a CDS encoding SHOCT domain-containing protein, giving the protein MIKSLTFIAVITLNGCMAMIFGTADQLNQLTIGMPKQEVLTLLGPPKSVSANEGIEYMQYSWVKTVIAADGNFPEDYYVAIRDGKVSNFGRKGDFDSAKYPAQRVEIDQTIRQTTTSPKTKDLYTEINKLKDLKDSGAITESEFNTLKKKLLADQ; this is encoded by the coding sequence ATGATTAAGTCACTAACTTTCATTGCTGTCATTACTCTTAATGGTTGCATGGCAATGATTTTTGGGACAGCTGACCAGCTTAATCAACTTACTATCGGAATGCCCAAACAGGAAGTACTAACATTACTTGGCCCACCTAAGTCAGTTTCGGCTAATGAAGGAATTGAATACATGCAATACAGTTGGGTTAAAACCGTTATTGCAGCGGATGGCAACTTTCCTGAAGATTACTATGTGGCAATTCGTGATGGTAAAGTTTCAAATTTTGGGCGAAAGGGGGATTTTGATTCTGCAAAATATCCGGCTCAACGAGTAGAGATTGACCAGACAATCCGCCAGACAACAACAAGCCCGAAAACAAAAGACCTATACACTGAGATCAATAAACTAAAAGACTTAAAAGATTCAGGTGCAATAACCGAATCAGAATTCAACACCCTGAAAAAGAAACTGTTAGCTGATCAATAA
- a CDS encoding HGGxSTG domain-containing protein has translation MPPDLIGLECGAKTRAGTPCKQKAIYSNGRCKWHGGCSTGAKTEEGKKRSAMNGNCPKRKRSHNGS, from the coding sequence ATGCCGCCGGACTTGATCGGCCTAGAGTGTGGCGCAAAGACCAGAGCCGGGACGCCCTGTAAGCAAAAGGCGATTTACTCAAACGGTCGATGTAAATGGCATGGCGGGTGCAGTACAGGCGCAAAAACCGAAGAAGGCAAAAAGCGTTCGGCAATGAATGGCAATTGCCCCAAACGGAAGCGGAGTCATAACGGTAGCTAA
- a CDS encoding YezD family protein has translation MSTEDSGIDLNLSKQDVAGHIISILQGIRFGSIEIVVHDGRIVQIDKHEKFRVKNDSATH, from the coding sequence ATGTCTACAGAAGATAGCGGAATCGATTTGAATTTATCGAAACAAGATGTTGCCGGCCATATTATTTCCATCCTGCAAGGCATCCGTTTCGGCTCGATCGAAATCGTGGTGCATGACGGGCGTATCGTGCAAATCGATAAACACGAAAAATTCAGAGTCAAAAACGATTCGGCTACCCATTAA
- a CDS encoding alginate export family protein, translating to MKQQFFKTASKTRLAGVLLLLPQLVNAEDYYRPTKGYRVEPAGDVPAYVRSLSKTQFEQFRDVEWLDLGLDFRSRYEYRENDLRPWTDTSSGTAVSKYRAEPDNLWLLRTRAYVGIKDILDPLRFAVEMEDARSYNGNYETSDADVNEFELIQAYGELYFDNALGHNRPISIRAGRQHLEVLDRRLVGNNEFRNTTNNFEGYRLRFGKKQNNWDLDTFVFQPVERYKYEFDQPDEDTWFYGAVLSIREWSDFITIQPYFLGRNTDGDPNNSVAANRKNDRSIYAPGLRVYGLFGESGFDFDGDINKQFGRFGETVNGTQQLRQHDALAYSLEVGYSFDHDWKPRASLYYGYGTGDKQSGDGYNQRFDAFYGFNQPWSRNDYYSWDNLHAPKARLEFTPYNNVRVDLGYNAYWLESETGGWNRANLRDRTGQSGSFMGHEFDIRLRHKLNPYIDWSMSYARFTPGDYTESFDRGNTAAGPFTSEPSNFFYFEVSLNAFGDGKPKYR from the coding sequence ATGAAACAACAATTTTTCAAAACAGCGAGCAAGACGCGACTGGCGGGCGTGTTATTGCTGTTGCCGCAATTAGTCAACGCCGAGGATTACTATCGTCCGACCAAAGGCTACCGGGTCGAACCCGCGGGCGATGTCCCGGCATATGTGCGCAGCTTGAGTAAAACTCAGTTCGAGCAATTCCGCGATGTGGAATGGCTGGACCTGGGTCTGGATTTTCGCAGCCGCTATGAATACCGGGAAAACGATTTGCGGCCATGGACCGACACCTCGTCCGGTACCGCCGTCAGTAAATATCGCGCCGAACCGGACAACTTGTGGTTACTCAGGACGCGCGCCTATGTCGGAATCAAGGATATTCTCGACCCGCTACGCTTTGCCGTCGAGATGGAAGACGCGCGGAGTTATAACGGTAACTACGAAACCAGCGACGCGGATGTCAACGAGTTCGAATTAATCCAGGCCTACGGCGAGTTATATTTCGACAATGCCCTGGGACATAACCGGCCGATCAGCATACGCGCCGGCCGCCAACACTTGGAAGTGTTGGATAGGCGCTTGGTGGGCAACAATGAGTTCCGCAACACTACCAACAACTTCGAAGGTTATCGGCTGCGTTTCGGTAAAAAGCAAAACAACTGGGACCTGGACACCTTTGTGTTTCAACCGGTCGAACGCTACAAATACGAATTCGACCAACCGGATGAAGATACCTGGTTTTATGGCGCGGTACTGAGCATACGGGAATGGTCCGATTTCATCACCATCCAGCCGTATTTTTTGGGTAGAAATACCGACGGCGACCCGAACAACAGCGTGGCGGCTAACCGGAAAAACGACCGCAGCATCTATGCGCCCGGTTTAAGGGTATACGGTCTGTTCGGTGAAAGCGGTTTTGATTTCGATGGCGATATCAATAAACAATTCGGCCGCTTTGGCGAAACCGTAAATGGAACACAGCAGTTGCGTCAGCATGACGCCTTGGCCTACTCATTGGAGGTGGGCTACAGCTTCGATCACGATTGGAAACCGCGAGCCAGTCTGTACTATGGCTATGGCACCGGCGACAAACAATCGGGCGATGGTTACAACCAGCGTTTCGATGCCTTTTACGGCTTCAACCAACCCTGGTCGCGCAACGATTATTATTCCTGGGATAACCTGCATGCACCGAAAGCACGCTTGGAATTCACCCCTTACAACAATGTGCGGGTCGATCTGGGTTACAACGCCTATTGGCTGGAAAGCGAAACCGGTGGTTGGAACCGGGCCAACTTGCGTGATCGGACCGGCCAAAGCGGTAGTTTCATGGGTCATGAATTCGACATTCGTTTGCGGCACAAACTCAATCCCTATATCGACTGGAGCATGAGCTATGCCCGCTTCACACCTGGCGACTACACCGAGTCCTTCGACAGGGGCAATACCGCCGCCGGCCCCTTTACCTCCGAACCCAGCAATTTCTTTTATTTCGAAGTTTCGCTGAATGCGTTCGGGGACGGTAAACCGAAGTACCGATAA
- a CDS encoding sulfate ABC transporter substrate-binding protein yields the protein MQFPNTVKPLLFGLTLLLGGNAWADRTLLNVSYDPTREFYQAFNQEFIKHWKEKTGEDVNVQQSHGGGGKQTRAVIDGLEADVVTLALSGDIDQIAERAGLFPKDWQKRLPNNSLPYTSTIVFLVRKGNPKAIKNWDDLAKAGISVITPNPKTSGGARYNYLAAWAFGEKTFGSKDAAKDFVKKIFKNVPVLDSGARGSTTTFIQRGIGDVLITWENEAFLALKEYGAGEYEIVVPPVSIKAETPVTVVDKVAKKNGNLDLAEAYLQYLYTPVGQKLVAKHFYRPSHPEFADAEDLKRFPKLDFFTVDAQFGGWTNVQKDHFDDGANFDQIYAP from the coding sequence ATGCAATTTCCAAACACAGTAAAACCCCTACTCTTCGGTTTAACCCTGTTACTTGGCGGTAACGCCTGGGCCGATAGAACCCTTTTGAATGTGTCCTACGATCCGACTCGCGAGTTCTATCAAGCATTCAATCAAGAGTTCATCAAACACTGGAAAGAAAAAACCGGCGAAGACGTCAACGTCCAACAATCGCATGGCGGCGGCGGCAAACAAACCCGAGCCGTCATCGACGGCCTGGAAGCCGACGTGGTTACCCTGGCCTTATCCGGGGACATTGATCAAATCGCGGAAAGAGCGGGCTTATTCCCGAAAGACTGGCAAAAACGCCTGCCCAACAACAGTTTGCCTTATACCTCAACCATCGTGTTTCTGGTCCGCAAGGGCAATCCGAAAGCCATTAAAAACTGGGACGATCTGGCCAAGGCAGGTATCTCCGTCATCACTCCAAACCCAAAAACTTCCGGCGGCGCCCGTTATAACTATCTGGCGGCCTGGGCATTCGGCGAAAAAACTTTTGGCAGCAAGGACGCCGCCAAGGATTTTGTGAAAAAAATCTTTAAAAACGTACCGGTACTGGATTCCGGCGCGCGCGGTTCCACCACCACCTTTATCCAGCGCGGCATTGGCGACGTCTTGATCACCTGGGAAAACGAAGCTTTTCTAGCCTTGAAAGAATATGGTGCCGGAGAATATGAGATCGTGGTGCCGCCGGTCAGCATCAAGGCCGAAACCCCGGTGACAGTGGTGGACAAAGTCGCCAAGAAAAATGGCAATCTGGACTTGGCGGAAGCCTATTTGCAATACCTGTATACCCCAGTCGGCCAGAAACTGGTGGCCAAGCATTTTTATCGGCCGTCGCATCCTGAATTTGCCGATGCCGAAGATTTGAAACGCTTCCCGAAACTGGACTTTTTCACCGTCGACGCACAGTTCGGCGGCTGGACCAATGTGCAGAAAGACCATTTTGACGATGGCGCGAACTTCGATCAAATCTACGCCCCATAA
- the cysT gene encoding sulfate ABC transporter permease subunit CysT — protein sequence MPQSHIMPGFRPALGFTVFYLTLIVLIPLCAMLLKTLQLSLDQFWAIMTNPRVLASFRVSFGAALMAAAVAALLGFIIAWCLVRYPFPGKKIFDALIDLPFALPTAVAGIVLATIYEPKGWIGQWVMEAIGVQIAYKPLGIVFALIFIGLPFVVRTIEPVLQEFDQAMEEAAASLGATRWQAFVKVIFPNILPAAITGFALAFARGVGEYGSVIFIAGNMPYISEVVPLLIITKLEQYDYAGATAIGLTMLVLSFVLLLLINSLQGWIRRRGGQL from the coding sequence ATGCCACAAAGCCACATCATGCCGGGATTTCGCCCGGCGCTCGGTTTCACCGTGTTTTACCTGACGCTGATCGTGTTGATACCGCTCTGCGCGATGCTGCTGAAAACCCTGCAACTCAGCCTGGACCAGTTCTGGGCCATTATGACCAACCCGCGGGTCCTAGCCTCCTTTCGGGTCAGCTTCGGGGCGGCCCTGATGGCGGCTGCCGTGGCGGCGCTACTGGGATTTATCATCGCCTGGTGCTTGGTGCGCTACCCCTTCCCCGGTAAAAAAATCTTCGATGCGCTGATCGACCTGCCGTTTGCCTTGCCGACCGCCGTGGCCGGCATCGTGCTGGCCACCATTTACGAACCCAAGGGCTGGATCGGCCAATGGGTGATGGAGGCCATCGGCGTGCAGATTGCCTACAAACCGCTGGGCATCGTGTTTGCATTGATCTTCATCGGCCTGCCGTTCGTGGTGCGCACCATCGAACCTGTATTGCAGGAATTCGACCAAGCCATGGAGGAAGCCGCCGCCAGTCTCGGCGCCACCCGTTGGCAGGCCTTTGTTAAAGTGATTTTCCCCAATATCTTGCCGGCGGCGATCACCGGTTTTGCGCTGGCATTTGCCCGGGGTGTCGGCGAGTACGGTTCGGTGATTTTTATCGCCGGCAATATGCCTTATATCTCCGAGGTGGTGCCGCTGCTGATCATCACCAAATTGGAACAATACGACTACGCCGGCGCTACCGCCATCGGTCTGACCATGCTGGTCCTGTCGTTTGTATTGCTGTTGTTGATCAATAGTCTGCAAGGCTGGATACGCCGCCGCGGTGGACAACTTTAA
- the cysW gene encoding sulfate ABC transporter permease subunit CysW, translating into MNAINPSFSQRAKPLTLTDATWVRRTLVFFSLATIVLFLILPLATVLIEAFAKGWAAYASSLSHPDALAAMRLTLLTAAICVPLTTVFGVSAAWAIARFEFRGKSLLVTLIDLPFSVSPVIAGLIYVLIFGAQGWIGPWLSAHDIKVIFAVPGIVLATLFVTFPFVARELIPLMQEIGHEEEEAALSLGASGWQTFFKITLPNIKWGLLYGVLLCNARAMGEFGAVSVVSGHIRGLTNTLPLHVEVSYNEYDFVGAFASASLLAGLAVVTLVVKTFLEWKQKQD; encoded by the coding sequence ATGAACGCCATAAATCCTAGTTTTAGCCAGCGCGCCAAGCCGCTGACCTTGACCGACGCGACCTGGGTACGCCGCACGCTGGTTTTTTTTAGCCTAGCCACCATTGTCTTGTTTTTGATCCTGCCGTTGGCCACGGTATTGATTGAAGCCTTTGCCAAGGGCTGGGCGGCTTATGCCTCCAGTTTAAGCCATCCCGACGCCTTGGCCGCGATGCGGTTAACCTTGCTGACGGCCGCCATTTGCGTGCCGCTGACCACCGTATTTGGGGTGTCGGCGGCTTGGGCCATTGCCCGCTTCGAGTTTCGCGGCAAGAGTTTGTTGGTAACCTTGATCGACTTACCGTTTTCGGTGTCGCCGGTGATTGCCGGCTTGATTTATGTGCTGATTTTCGGCGCCCAAGGCTGGATAGGCCCGTGGCTGTCCGCGCACGACATTAAAGTCATTTTCGCGGTACCCGGCATCGTGCTGGCGACCTTGTTCGTGACCTTTCCGTTCGTGGCGCGCGAGTTGATTCCACTGATGCAGGAAATCGGCCACGAAGAGGAGGAAGCCGCGCTCTCGCTGGGCGCCAGCGGCTGGCAAACCTTTTTTAAAATCACCTTGCCCAACATCAAATGGGGTTTGCTGTACGGCGTATTGCTGTGCAATGCCAGGGCCATGGGCGAATTCGGCGCCGTGTCGGTGGTGTCCGGCCACATTCGCGGCCTGACCAACACCCTGCCCTTGCATGTCGAAGTCAGCTACAACGAATACGATTTCGTCGGCGCCTTTGCCAGCGCCTCGCTGCTGGCCGGATTGGCGGTGGTGACACTGGTGGTGAAGACCTTCCTGGAGTGGAAGCAGAAACAAGATTAA
- a CDS encoding sulfate/molybdate ABC transporter ATP-binding protein — protein sequence MSITLQNISKQFGAFKALDNINLEIPEGELVALLGPSGCGKTTLLRIIAGLEQADRGEVYLKGDNVTEQPVKNRQIGFVFQHYALFRHMTVFDNIAFGLRVKPRKQRPSEALIRDKVHSLLQLVQLDWLHDRFPDQLSGGQRQRIALARALAVEPSVLLLDEPFGALDASVRKDLRQWLRHLHHELNVTSIFVTHDQEEAMEVASQIVVLNHGKIEQKGTPSEIYDQPQSDFVSRFIGQTNVFHIEDDDHSWLKSTGIIVDDPKGIVAHVRPHNISVEKTADPANSPVYLKDWQHLGGTIRLELNRDGHNGAATTIYAEMPNEQFKELALKKGEHVNLRFKHAHWFN from the coding sequence ATGAGCATTACTTTACAAAATATCAGTAAACAATTCGGCGCCTTTAAAGCGTTGGACAATATCAACCTCGAAATTCCCGAAGGCGAATTGGTGGCCCTACTCGGACCATCCGGTTGCGGCAAAACCACCTTGTTGCGCATCATTGCCGGCCTGGAACAAGCCGACCGGGGCGAGGTTTACCTGAAGGGCGACAATGTCACCGAACAACCGGTGAAAAACCGCCAGATCGGCTTCGTGTTTCAGCACTATGCCTTGTTTCGGCACATGACCGTGTTCGACAACATCGCCTTCGGCCTGCGAGTCAAACCGCGCAAGCAGCGTCCCAGCGAAGCCTTGATCCGGGACAAGGTCCATTCCTTGTTGCAACTGGTGCAACTGGACTGGCTGCACGACCGTTTTCCGGATCAACTGTCCGGCGGCCAGCGCCAGCGTATTGCCCTGGCGCGCGCTTTGGCGGTCGAACCGTCTGTGCTGCTGCTGGACGAACCCTTCGGCGCGCTGGATGCCAGCGTGCGCAAGGACTTACGCCAATGGTTGCGGCATTTGCATCACGAACTGAATGTCACCAGCATCTTCGTCACCCACGATCAGGAGGAAGCCATGGAGGTGGCCAGTCAGATCGTGGTGCTTAATCACGGCAAGATCGAACAAAAAGGCACGCCCAGCGAGATTTACGATCAGCCTCAGAGCGATTTCGTGTCGCGTTTCATCGGCCAGACCAATGTCTTTCATATCGAAGACGACGATCACAGCTGGCTGAAAAGTACCGGCATTATCGTTGACGATCCCAAGGGCATCGTCGCCCATGTCCGTCCGCACAACATCAGTGTCGAGAAAACCGCCGATCCGGCCAATTCACCGGTGTACCTGAAGGATTGGCAACACCTCGGAGGCACCATCAGACTGGAACTCAATCGCGACGGTCATAATGGCGCGGCAACCACCATTTATGCGGAAATGCCCAACGAGCAATTCAAGGAACTGGCACTGAAAAAAGGCGAGCACGTCAATCTGCGTTTCAAACATGCGCATTGGTTCAATTGA
- a CDS encoding LysR substrate-binding domain-containing protein has product MNFSQLELMRFLQETDFNLSKAGEKLKIVQSAASRQILMLEEELGGPLLLRAGKKIAGFTPLGLRLMEEVDNIDLSRRNILTIANDYRQQRNGTLHVATTHTQAKYLLPAPITKFRQQYPQIKIYMVQSSPGEIIDLLHHHQADIAICTEKLDVDDKLVITPCYDWHHIAIVPHNHPLTSGELTFERLASFPLLTYSPGYTGRSNIEKAFQNARQTLDVILSAADSDVIKTYVRLGLGVGIIAATSYEADSDGDLVALNLSHLIPRSRTKIAYLKQQYLPSYLQYFIGELLAASNQSNAKP; this is encoded by the coding sequence ATGAATTTCAGCCAACTTGAACTGATGCGTTTTTTGCAGGAAACGGATTTCAATCTATCGAAGGCCGGTGAGAAACTGAAAATCGTCCAATCAGCGGCCAGCCGGCAAATCCTGATGCTTGAAGAAGAACTCGGAGGACCGTTGTTATTGCGTGCCGGTAAGAAAATCGCCGGCTTCACGCCGTTAGGTCTGAGACTAATGGAAGAAGTCGACAACATCGACCTGTCACGGCGTAATATCCTCACCATAGCCAACGACTATCGTCAACAGCGCAACGGTACGTTACACGTTGCCACCACCCACACCCAGGCAAAATATTTGCTGCCGGCACCTATCACCAAATTTCGCCAACAATATCCGCAGATCAAGATTTACATGGTGCAATCATCACCCGGTGAGATCATCGATTTACTGCACCATCATCAGGCCGACATCGCCATTTGCACCGAGAAGCTGGATGTCGACGACAAACTGGTCATCACGCCCTGTTATGACTGGCACCACATCGCCATCGTGCCTCACAATCACCCGCTGACCAGCGGAGAATTGACATTCGAACGTCTAGCGTCGTTCCCGCTACTCACCTATTCGCCCGGCTATACCGGACGCTCTAACATCGAAAAGGCGTTCCAAAACGCCAGACAGACACTGGATGTGATTCTGTCGGCCGCCGATTCTGATGTGATTAAAACCTATGTCAGACTGGGACTGGGTGTCGGTATCATTGCCGCCACCTCATACGAGGCCGATAGCGACGGCGACTTAGTTGCGTTGAACCTGTCGCACCTGATTCCACGCTCACGCACCAAAATCGCCTATTTAAAACAACAGTATCTACCTTCTTACCTACAATACTTTATCGGCGAATTGCTGGCGGCCAGTAACCAATCCAACGCAAAGCCATAA